In Deltaproteobacteria bacterium, one DNA window encodes the following:
- a CDS encoding response regulator codes for MSGKRILIVDDSADLRAALARELKLYGYEVVQACDGDEALATLRDEQVDAVVSDYEMPGMNGLDLLQRVRLLYPHIYRVLLTGRADVNVAIRALNEGAVNRFLLKPWDRVDLVGILQIGLSSRKAAGAA; via the coding sequence ATGTCCGGCAAGAGAATATTGATCGTCGATGACAGCGCCGACCTGCGCGCAGCGCTCGCGCGCGAGTTGAAGCTATACGGCTACGAGGTCGTGCAGGCGTGCGACGGCGACGAGGCGCTCGCCACGCTGCGCGACGAGCAGGTCGACGCCGTCGTGAGCGACTACGAGATGCCCGGCATGAACGGGCTGGACCTGCTCCAGCGCGTTCGCCTGCTGTACCCGCACATCTACCGGGTGCTGCTCACCGGGCGGGCCGACGTCAACGTGGCGATCCGCGCGCTCAACGAGGGCGCGGTGAATCGCTTCTTGCTCAAGCCCTGGGACCGCGTGGACCTGGTCGGCATCCTGCAGATCGGGCTCAGCTCCCGGAAGGCGGCGGGGGCGGCATGA